One Archocentrus centrarchus isolate MPI-CPG fArcCen1 chromosome 14, fArcCen1, whole genome shotgun sequence DNA window includes the following coding sequences:
- the plp1b gene encoding proteolipid protein 1b isoform X1, with the protein MFPVRQPWLCKALGCYDCCIRCIGAVPYPSLVATLLCYAGMALFCGCGHEALTQTEVLVETYFARNVQDYVVMASFIKYFQYVIYGLASFFFLYGILLLAEGFYTTSAVKQTFGEFRSTQCGRCLSLTFIIVTYILAFIWLAVFAFTAIPVFFLFNMEQTCHTINILSETTPIINQHGWICMDARQYGLLPWNAMPGKSCGTTLAAICKTSEFYVTYDLYIAAFAGAGITLLALFLYLVATTYNYAVLRFLGRKGIR; encoded by the exons ATGTTTCCGGTCAGGCAGCCTTGGCTTTGCAAAGCCTTAG GTTGTTATGATTGCTGTATCCGGTGCATTGGGGCAGTGCCCTACCCATCCCTGGTGGCCACCTTGCTGTGCTATGCTGGCATGGCATTATTTTGTGGCTGTGGGCACGAAGCGTTGACCCAGACCGAAGTCCTCGTCGAGACTTACTTTGCCCGCAACGTTCAGGACTATGTGGTCATGGCCTCTTT TATCAAATACTTTCAGTACGTGATCTATGGTCTGGCATCATTTTTCTTCCTGTATGGTatcctgctgctggctgagggTTTCTACACAACAAGTGCTGTCAAGCAGACCTTCGGCGAATTCAGGAGTACCCAGTGCGGCCGCTGCCTCAGCCTGACG TTCATCATAGTGACGTACATCTTGGCCTTCATCTGGCTGGCGGTGTTTGCCTTCACTGCTATCCCAGTCTTCTTCTTGTTCAACATGGAGCAGACCTGCCACACCATCAACATCCTGTCTGAAACGACCCCCATCATTAATCAGCATGGCTGGATTTGCATGGACGCCAGGCAGTATG GTCTGCTTCCTTGGAACGCGATGCCAGGCAAGTCTTGTGGGACAACCTTGGCAGCTATTTGCAAAACCAGTGAA TTCTACGTCACCTATGACTTGTACATAGCTGCATTTGCCGGTGCTGGGATCACTCTCTTAGCACtg TTCCTGTATCTGGTTGCCACCACCTACAactatgcagtgctgcggttccTGGGCAGAAAAGGCATCCGCTAA
- the plp1b gene encoding proteolipid protein 1b isoform X2, giving the protein MGCYDCCIRCIGAVPYPSLVATLLCYAGMALFCGCGHEALTQTEVLVETYFARNVQDYVVMASFIKYFQYVIYGLASFFFLYGILLLAEGFYTTSAVKQTFGEFRSTQCGRCLSLTFIIVTYILAFIWLAVFAFTAIPVFFLFNMEQTCHTINILSETTPIINQHGWICMDARQYGLLPWNAMPGKSCGTTLAAICKTSEFYVTYDLYIAAFAGAGITLLALFLYLVATTYNYAVLRFLGRKGIR; this is encoded by the exons GTTGTTATGATTGCTGTATCCGGTGCATTGGGGCAGTGCCCTACCCATCCCTGGTGGCCACCTTGCTGTGCTATGCTGGCATGGCATTATTTTGTGGCTGTGGGCACGAAGCGTTGACCCAGACCGAAGTCCTCGTCGAGACTTACTTTGCCCGCAACGTTCAGGACTATGTGGTCATGGCCTCTTT TATCAAATACTTTCAGTACGTGATCTATGGTCTGGCATCATTTTTCTTCCTGTATGGTatcctgctgctggctgagggTTTCTACACAACAAGTGCTGTCAAGCAGACCTTCGGCGAATTCAGGAGTACCCAGTGCGGCCGCTGCCTCAGCCTGACG TTCATCATAGTGACGTACATCTTGGCCTTCATCTGGCTGGCGGTGTTTGCCTTCACTGCTATCCCAGTCTTCTTCTTGTTCAACATGGAGCAGACCTGCCACACCATCAACATCCTGTCTGAAACGACCCCCATCATTAATCAGCATGGCTGGATTTGCATGGACGCCAGGCAGTATG GTCTGCTTCCTTGGAACGCGATGCCAGGCAAGTCTTGTGGGACAACCTTGGCAGCTATTTGCAAAACCAGTGAA TTCTACGTCACCTATGACTTGTACATAGCTGCATTTGCCGGTGCTGGGATCACTCTCTTAGCACtg TTCCTGTATCTGGTTGCCACCACCTACAactatgcagtgctgcggttccTGGGCAGAAAAGGCATCCGCTAA